One stretch of Mastomys coucha isolate ucsf_1 unplaced genomic scaffold, UCSF_Mcou_1 pScaffold12, whole genome shotgun sequence DNA includes these proteins:
- the LOC116086132 gene encoding LOW QUALITY PROTEIN: spermatogenesis-associated protein 31A6-like (The sequence of the model RefSeq protein was modified relative to this genomic sequence to represent the inferred CDS: inserted 2 bases in 2 codons; deleted 2 bases in 2 codons; substituted 3 bases at 3 genomic stop codons) has product MEHFLVLMKTMDEPQHYTHSNGREHCHYVWSWALFPTTPLPGRVPSVTSIWKPKGHAQGCRDGGKNVEETKTPSQPPKLPNKQLFLDSTPQTFWKLSQKTDHHSFSQLFNYLKLMEDLIQQKFSVLFWGTCSIFSESVMATAHELRSPSLAKCRFVRSIDACGPAQDPSQTKRPPQHSQDQPXPHQLVTPFLVGVNKVQEEEIFPKSTPKQTPPCFKSRAYVVSCPNMERRIQASLPKESLPRKHGMYSKDTKDYDNPKHQKAISKPTGNFPRGILHTKAIRPASIHPEHCQMLQHHKEPQNKHMATNVREEQGTLFRFLPCRKLTQVQGHFPAHNDHECKSSQLYQADLSSILNSKTYKYSKLKGSMPTRVPLKKDRAKSDVHNTKKELGVGPKQEPCTSSSTPGKVLKPRKPALRTEEVSYMNAAEHHSLLDSKTERMPASNIIQIPMKYRSRPYRQTLEARDPTPSGVPPSNLTKVVYPSSPICDSKAAYYSKAAMVLEKLHHQDPGGTMAESTLAARLERAEFITHLXEVQETQRAPPPAASHGTPKAHPHPLQRYLSVQRPVLYFXAADPQQSRTIQGIGKGSPQPNTNPKMAKHAPQKGFQKVDSGHCLQCVTMEGTGERVPPPSAARQINIVEVKEEPLCAWGVSLGSSEIHNSQDISISCRVCGSLGANRLPAHLQTPTPQHSQDSTLKTQVYSNIILSSNKQKEAWPVSHHPDGPSRVCPAKVSLSSQDSLPSFQTRGQNPKTFQGLCDVFMRRHERVDTXENRVLKNKIEIWDHNRVHPHEERQSTRRSRALSHGKKLEEVRPSIPSSTHLKDTAKSQIPEKGEATSKSSWKNIPRYALQYGNHSTKYTGLGDSLKIDHPPPAAEHTQENLTRKMVIYRVIAELQSLMYVLFQILEDTEGDPLDVQGCTVESLTSQLGGSAHSSEGLYDTNHSRLASRGSXGHVSSEMNKNPFTYRGIGDKQQSVIKVQRACDQHLNQEKRGMYLDQLHMPKGYDFLCRHREIRDK; this is encoded by the exons ATGGAGCATTTTCTCGTTCTAATGAAGACCATGGATGAGCCCCAGCATTACACACATAGCAATGGACGCGAGCATTGCCATTATGTGTGGAGCTGGGCTCTTTTTCCTACTACTCCCCTTCCTGGAAGAGTGCCCAGTGTCACCAGCATCTGGAAGCCAAAAGGACATGCTCAAG GTTGTAGAGATGGAGGAAAAAATGTGGAAGAGACCAAGACTCCATCAcaacctccaaaact TCCCAACAAGCAACTCTTCCTGGACTCCACACCACAAACGTTTTGGAAACTGAGTCAAAAAACAGATCACCATTCTTTCTCTCAGCTGTTCAATTATCTCAAGCTCATGGAGGATCTTATACAACAGAAGTTTAGTGTGCTCTTCTGGGGCACATGCTCCATTTTCTCGGAATCAGTGATGGCTACTGCCCACGAGCTCAGAAGCCCTTCCTTGGCAAAATGTAGATTCGTAAGGTCTATTGATGCTTGTGGTCCTGCCCAAGATCCATCCCAGACTAAAAGACCTCCACAGCATTCCCAGGATCAGCCATGACCTCACCAACTTGTAACACCATTCTTGGTAGGTGTGAATAAAGTCCAAGAAGAAGAAATCTTCCCAAAATCTACCCCAAAACAAACACCTCCTTGTTTCAAAAGTAGGGCCTATGTAGTCTCATGTCCTAACATGGAGAGAAGGATACAGGCATCCCTACCAAAGGAAAGCCTGCCCCGGAAACATGGAATGTATTCAAAAGACACCAAGGATTATGataacccaaaacatcaaaaAGCCATTAGCAAACCCACTGGGAAC TTCCCAAGGGGCATCCTGCATACTAAGGCTATCAGGCCAGCCTCCATCCATCCAGAGCATTGCCAGATGCTCCAGCACCATAAGGAGCCACAGAATAAACACATGGCAACTAATGTAAGAGAAGAACAAGGAACCCTCTTCAGATTCCTCCCATGCAGAAAACTGACCCAGGTTCAGGGACATTTCCCAGCACACAATGATCATGAATGCAAGAGCAGTCAACTCTATCAGGCTGACCTGTCCTCCATCCTCAACTCCAAAACCTACAAGTATAGCAAATTGAAGGGGTCTATGCCCACAAGGGTACCATTAAAGAAGGACAGAGCAAAGTCTGATGTGCATAACACCAAGAAGGAACTTGGTGTTGGGCCAAAACAGGAGCCTTGCACTTCAAGCAGCACTCCT GGAAAGGTGCTGAAACCCAGGAAACCTGCACTGAGGACAGAGGAAGTGTCCTACATGAATGCTGCTGAGCATCATTCCCTGCTTGACTCAAAGACTGAAAGGATGCCAGCATCAAACATCATACAGATTCCTATGAAATACAGAAGTAGACCATATCGGCAGACCCTTGAGGCAAGGGATCCCACCCCATCTGGAGTTCCACCCTCAAACCTTACCAAGGTTGTGTATCCCTCCTCACCCATCTGTGATTCCAAGGCTGCGTACTATTCCAAGGCTGCCATGGTCCTGGAAAAATTGCATCACCAAGATCCAGGAGGAACAATGGCAGAAAGTACATTAGCTGCCAGGCTAGAGAGAGCTGAGTTCATAACTCACC CAGAGGTTCAGGAGACCCAAAGAGCCCCTCCACCTGCTGCCAGCCATGGGACCCCAAAGGCCCATCCACATCCATTGCAGAGATACCTGAGTGTTCAGAGACCTGTTTTGTACTTCTAGGCAGCAGATCCCCAACAGAGCAGGACTATTCAAGGCATTGGAAAAGGCAGCCCGCAACCAAATACCAATCCCAAAATGGCCAAGCATGCACCACAGAAGGGCTTTCAGAAGGTAGACTCAGGACACTGCCTCCAGTGTGTGACAATGGAAGGCACTGGAGAGAGGGTCCCACCACCTTCAGCAGCCAGACAAATTAATATAGTGGAGGTAAAAGAAGAGCCACTTTGTGCATGGGGAGTGAGTCTGGGATCCAGTGagattcacaatagccaagacaTCAGTATCAGTTGCAGGGTCTGTGGGTCTTTAGGGGCCAACAGACTCCCAGCTCATCTACAAACACCTACCCCACAACACTCACAGGACTCAACTTTAAAAACACAAGTCTACAGTAACATTATTTTGAgttcaaacaaacagaaagaggcCTGGCCTGTGAGCCATCATCCAGATGGTCCCAGTAGAGTATGCCCTGCTAAGGTCAGCTTATCTTCACAGGActcactgcccagcttccagaCTAGAGGCCAAAACCCCAAGACTTTCCAGGGCTTATGTGATGTCTTCATGAGGAGACACGAGAGGGTGGATACTTGAGAGAACAGAGTCCTGAAGAATAAGATTGAAATTTGGGATCATAATAGGGTTCATCCCCATGAAGAGAGGCAGAGTACTAGAAGATCAAGAGCCCTTAGCCATGGAAAAAAGCTTGAGGAAGTAAGGCCTTCCATCCCAAGCTCCACCCACCTCAAGGATACAGCCAAGTCTCAGATACCAGAAAAAGGAGAGGCTACTTCTAAAAGCTCTTGGAAGAACATCCCAAGGTATGCTTTACAATATGGAAACCACAGTACAAAATACACCGGGCTTGGGGATTCTTTAAAGATTGATCACCCCCCACCAGCTGCTGAGCATACACAAGAAAACTTAACAAGAAAAATGGTCATCTACCGTGTGATAGCTGAACTGCAATCCCTTATGTATGTTCTGTTCCAGATCTTGGAGGACACTGAAGGAGACCCATTAGATGTACAAGGGTGTACAGTAGAATCACTGACATCCCAGCTAGGTGGCTCAGCCCACTCTTctgagggtctgtatgacacaAACCATAGCAGACTAGCAAGCAGAGGGA TGGGCCACGTCAGCTCTGAGATGAATAAAAATCCCTTCACATATAGAGGAATTGGAGATAAACAGCAGTCAGTGATTAAAGTCCAGAGAGCCTGTGACCAACATTTGaaccaagagaagagaggaatgTACTTGGACCAGCTCCACATGCCCAAGGGTTATGACTTTCTATGTAGGCACAGGGAAATTAGAGACAAGTAG